One genomic segment of Mycolicibacterium gilvum includes these proteins:
- a CDS encoding PaaI family thioesterase, with translation MFEYDKISADDYDRLRGRYEPLTDALRTLVDVGVHTDVDDATVREALVHLEAATALLQQRLREDRPVLRHADTGRPVTWGNPAVGLRNAISPPIVVEHDGDGRCWSEFTLGPVYEGPPGWVHGGVSALVLDQILGEVASDSLSKARFTGTISLRYVRGTPLGPLRAEAFVERTEGAKTFAKGYLMDADGVTVEAEGVFITPAWARDAG, from the coding sequence GTGTTCGAGTACGACAAGATCAGCGCCGACGACTACGACCGGCTGCGCGGCCGCTACGAGCCGCTGACCGACGCGCTGCGCACCCTCGTCGACGTCGGCGTCCACACCGACGTCGACGACGCGACCGTGCGTGAGGCACTCGTGCACCTGGAAGCGGCCACCGCGCTGCTGCAGCAGCGGCTGCGCGAGGACCGGCCGGTGCTGCGCCATGCGGATACCGGTCGCCCGGTCACCTGGGGCAACCCTGCGGTGGGACTGCGCAACGCGATCAGCCCCCCGATTGTCGTCGAACACGACGGCGACGGCCGGTGCTGGAGCGAGTTCACGCTCGGGCCCGTCTACGAGGGGCCACCGGGATGGGTGCACGGCGGGGTGTCCGCACTGGTGCTCGACCAGATACTCGGCGAGGTCGCCAGCGATAGTCTGAGCAAGGCCCGGTTCACCGGAACGATCAGCCTGCGTTACGTGCGCGGCACCCCGCTGGGACCGTTGCGCGCAGAAGCCTTCGTGGAACGGACCGAAGGGGCCAAGACGTTCGCGAAGGGGTATCTGATGGACGCCGACGGTGTGACCGTAGAGGCC
- a CDS encoding bifunctional [glutamine synthetase] adenylyltransferase/[glutamine synthetase]-adenylyl-L-tyrosine phosphorylase — translation MGVAKPATQRPKLPGVGRLGLVEPTAQADLDRLGWNTDAHVELLWALSRAPDADKALKAIVRLAEALDAEWDAVDAALLKDRGLRGRLFGILGSSLALGDHLIAHPASWRLLAGSVTLPDPQQLRDMFAEEADKATGPTAAAVPPLRTLYRDRLLVLGALDVASVVENEPVLPFTVVGEHLSDLADAALAGALRVVTASVCGDTPAPALTIIAMGKCGARELNYVSDVDVIFVTDDGSHSSLALATRIAGEMMRLASDAFFEVDAALRPEGKQGQLVRTLESHIAYYERWAKTWEFQALLKARPCAGDMELGNRYIEALMPMVWTASEREDFVPEVQAMRRRVEELVPAGVRTREIKLGTGGLRDVEFAVQLLQLVHGRNDDSLHVASTVNALAALGQAGYVGRDDAANLTASYEFLRLLEHRLQLQRLKRTHMLPEADDEEAMRWLARAAHMRPDGRHDALGVLREELKRQSHRVSRLHAKLFYQPLLESVGQASVGLSDVMSTDAAERQLAALGYEGPQSALTHLAALTGGSGRRARVQQVLLPTLLDWLSDTPDPDAGLLNYRRISDELAEARWYLATLRDEGAVAKRLMHVLGTSAYVPELLMKAPEVIQLYADGPNGPKLCDVDTESAAKSLVNSAARHADPMRAIAAARSLRRRELARIASADLLGMLHVTEVCKQLTQVWVAVLQAALDALTRANTPEAGVPARIAVIGMGRLGGGELGYGSDADVLFVCEPADGVEESVAVKWAVTIAEQVRARLGTPSSDPPLEVDTNLRPEGRNGPLVRTLASYEAYYAQWAQPWEVQALLRAHRVAGDLELGERFLLMIDKIRYPAGGASAETVQEIRRIKARVDAERLPRGADPNTHTKLGRGGLADIEWTVQLLQLRFAHKIPALHTTSTLDTLNAIGAAELIAEGDLELLREAWLTATKARNALVLVRGKPTDQLPGPGKLLNAVAVAAGWPDGDGGEFLDNYLRVTRRAKAVVRKVFGG, via the coding sequence ATGGGCGTGGCGAAACCTGCGACGCAGCGACCCAAGCTGCCCGGCGTCGGCCGGCTCGGGCTCGTAGAGCCCACGGCGCAGGCCGATCTCGACCGGCTCGGCTGGAACACCGACGCCCATGTCGAACTGTTGTGGGCGCTGTCGCGCGCCCCCGACGCAGACAAGGCGCTCAAGGCGATCGTGCGGCTGGCCGAGGCTCTCGACGCCGAGTGGGACGCGGTCGACGCCGCACTGCTCAAAGACCGCGGGCTGCGCGGACGGCTGTTCGGAATCCTGGGATCGTCGCTGGCCCTCGGTGACCACCTGATCGCCCACCCCGCGTCGTGGCGCCTCCTGGCGGGCTCCGTCACGCTGCCCGATCCGCAGCAGCTGCGGGACATGTTCGCCGAGGAGGCCGACAAGGCGACCGGTCCGACGGCCGCCGCGGTGCCGCCCCTGCGCACGCTCTACCGGGACCGGCTGCTCGTGCTGGGCGCCCTCGACGTCGCCTCCGTCGTCGAGAACGAGCCGGTGCTGCCGTTCACCGTCGTCGGCGAACACCTGTCCGACCTCGCCGACGCCGCCCTGGCCGGCGCGCTGCGCGTCGTCACCGCGTCGGTGTGCGGGGACACGCCCGCACCGGCGCTGACCATCATCGCGATGGGCAAATGCGGTGCGCGGGAACTGAACTACGTCAGCGACGTCGACGTCATCTTCGTCACCGACGACGGCTCGCACAGCAGCCTCGCACTGGCCACCCGCATCGCCGGGGAGATGATGCGGCTGGCCTCCGACGCGTTCTTCGAAGTCGACGCCGCGCTGCGGCCCGAGGGCAAGCAGGGCCAACTGGTCCGCACCCTCGAATCGCACATCGCCTACTACGAACGCTGGGCCAAGACGTGGGAGTTCCAGGCTCTGCTCAAGGCGCGGCCGTGCGCCGGGGACATGGAACTCGGCAACCGCTACATCGAGGCGCTGATGCCGATGGTGTGGACGGCGTCGGAACGTGAGGACTTCGTCCCCGAGGTGCAGGCGATGCGCCGGCGGGTCGAGGAACTCGTGCCAGCCGGCGTGCGTACCCGCGAGATCAAGCTCGGCACAGGCGGTCTGCGCGACGTCGAGTTCGCCGTGCAGCTGCTGCAGCTGGTGCACGGCCGCAACGACGACTCGCTGCACGTGGCCTCGACGGTCAACGCGCTGGCGGCCCTCGGGCAGGCCGGCTACGTCGGGCGCGACGACGCCGCCAACCTGACGGCGTCGTATGAGTTCCTGCGTCTGCTCGAACACCGGCTGCAGTTGCAGCGGCTCAAGCGCACCCACATGCTGCCCGAGGCCGACGACGAAGAGGCGATGCGCTGGCTGGCCCGCGCCGCGCACATGCGCCCCGACGGCCGCCACGACGCGCTGGGGGTCCTGCGCGAGGAGCTCAAGCGTCAGAGCCACCGTGTCTCGCGGCTGCACGCGAAGCTGTTCTATCAGCCGCTGCTGGAGTCCGTCGGCCAAGCCTCCGTGGGTCTTTCGGATGTGATGAGCACCGACGCCGCCGAACGACAGCTCGCGGCACTCGGATACGAGGGTCCGCAGAGCGCGCTGACGCATCTCGCGGCACTGACCGGCGGCTCGGGACGGCGGGCGCGCGTACAGCAGGTGCTGCTGCCGACGCTGCTCGACTGGCTGTCCGACACCCCCGATCCCGACGCGGGACTGCTGAACTACCGCCGCATCAGCGACGAACTCGCCGAGGCGCGCTGGTATCTCGCCACGCTGCGCGACGAGGGGGCCGTCGCCAAGAGGCTGATGCACGTCCTGGGCACCTCGGCGTACGTGCCCGAACTGCTCATGAAGGCCCCCGAGGTCATCCAGCTCTACGCGGACGGACCCAACGGGCCGAAGCTGTGCGACGTCGACACCGAGAGTGCGGCGAAATCTCTGGTGAATTCGGCTGCACGCCATGCGGACCCGATGCGGGCCATCGCGGCCGCACGATCGCTGCGGCGCCGGGAGCTGGCGCGCATCGCGTCGGCCGATCTTCTCGGCATGCTGCACGTGACCGAGGTGTGCAAGCAGCTCACCCAGGTGTGGGTGGCCGTGCTGCAGGCGGCGCTGGACGCGCTGACGCGGGCGAACACGCCCGAGGCGGGGGTGCCCGCCCGGATCGCGGTCATCGGCATGGGTCGCCTCGGCGGCGGCGAACTCGGCTACGGGTCGGACGCCGACGTGCTGTTCGTGTGCGAACCCGCCGACGGCGTCGAGGAATCGGTGGCGGTGAAGTGGGCGGTGACGATCGCCGAGCAGGTGCGCGCGCGGCTCGGCACACCGAGCTCCGATCCACCGCTGGAGGTCGACACCAACCTCCGCCCCGAAGGGCGTAACGGTCCGCTGGTGCGCACGCTGGCCTCCTACGAGGCCTACTACGCGCAGTGGGCGCAGCCCTGGGAGGTGCAGGCGCTGCTGCGGGCCCACCGGGTCGCCGGCGATCTGGAGCTGGGGGAGCGGTTCCTGCTGATGATCGACAAGATCCGGTACCCGGCCGGCGGTGCGTCGGCGGAGACGGTGCAGGAGATCCGGAGGATCAAAGCCCGCGTCGACGCCGAAAGGTTGCCGCGCGGAGCCGATCCCAACACCCACACCAAGCTGGGCCGCGGCGGGCTGGCCGACATCGAGTGGACCGTGCAGCTGCTGCAGCTGCGCTTCGCGCACAAGATCCCGGCGCTGCACACGACCTCGACGCTGGACACGCTCAACGCGATCGGCGCCGCGGAACTGATCGCCGAGGGCGACCTCGAGCTGCTGCGCGAAGCCTGGCTGACCGCGACGAAGGCACGTAACGCGCTCGTGCTCGTGCGGGGCAAGCCGACCGATCAACTGCCCGGGCCGGGCAAGTTGCTCAACGCGGTCGCGGTGGCGGCCGGGTGGCCCGACGGCGACGGCGGGGAGTTCCTGGACAACTATCTGCGGGTGACGCGCCGGGCGAAGGCCGTGGTGCGCAAGGTTTTCGGAGGCTGA
- the glnA gene encoding type I glutamate--ammonia ligase, producing MDRQKEFVLRTLEERDIRFVRLWFTDVLGYLKSVAIAPAELEGAFEEGIGFDGSSIEGFARVSEADMVARPDPSTFQVLPWADSSGKHHSARMFCDITMPDGSPSWADSRHVLRRQLSKASDLGFSCYVHPEIEFFLLKPGDNDGSPPTPADNGGYFDQAVHDSAPNFRRHAIDALEQMGISVEFSHHEGAPGQQEIDLRYADALSMADNVMTFRYLVKEVALGDGVRASFMPKPFAEHPGSAMHTHMSLFEGDSNAFHSPDDPLQLSAVGKSFIAGILEHANEISAVTNQWVNSYKRLVHGGEAPTAASWGAANRSALVRVPMYTPHKVSSRRVEVRSPDSACNPYLTFAVLLAAGLRGIEKNYVLGPEAEDNVWSLTPEERRAMGYKELPGSLGAALADMENSELVAEALGEHVFDFFLRNKRREWENYRSHVTPFELKNYLSL from the coding sequence ATGGATCGGCAGAAGGAATTCGTGCTGCGCACGCTGGAGGAACGCGACATCCGCTTCGTCCGGCTGTGGTTCACCGACGTCCTCGGATACCTGAAATCCGTCGCCATCGCCCCCGCGGAACTCGAGGGCGCGTTCGAAGAGGGCATCGGCTTCGACGGTTCCTCGATCGAGGGCTTCGCGCGTGTGTCCGAGGCCGACATGGTCGCCCGCCCCGATCCGTCGACGTTCCAGGTGCTGCCGTGGGCGGACAGCTCGGGCAAGCACCACTCCGCGCGGATGTTCTGCGACATCACCATGCCCGACGGCTCGCCGTCCTGGGCCGATTCGCGCCACGTGCTGCGCCGCCAGCTCTCGAAGGCCAGCGACCTCGGGTTCTCCTGCTATGTGCACCCCGAGATCGAGTTTTTCCTGCTCAAGCCCGGCGACAACGACGGGAGCCCGCCGACCCCGGCCGACAACGGCGGCTACTTCGACCAGGCCGTGCACGATTCGGCGCCGAACTTCCGCCGCCACGCGATCGACGCCCTCGAGCAGATGGGCATCTCGGTCGAGTTCAGCCACCACGAAGGCGCACCCGGCCAGCAGGAGATCGACCTGCGCTACGCCGACGCGCTGTCGATGGCCGACAACGTGATGACGTTCCGCTACCTCGTCAAGGAGGTCGCACTCGGCGACGGCGTGCGGGCCTCGTTCATGCCGAAGCCGTTCGCCGAGCACCCGGGGTCGGCGATGCACACCCACATGAGCCTGTTCGAGGGCGATTCGAACGCGTTCCACAGCCCCGACGACCCGCTGCAGCTCTCCGCCGTCGGGAAATCGTTCATCGCAGGCATTCTCGAGCACGCCAACGAGATCAGCGCCGTCACCAACCAGTGGGTGAACTCCTACAAGCGTCTGGTGCACGGCGGGGAGGCGCCGACGGCAGCCTCGTGGGGTGCGGCCAACCGCTCCGCGCTGGTGCGGGTGCCGATGTACACGCCGCACAAGGTGTCGTCGCGGCGCGTCGAGGTGCGTAGCCCCGACTCGGCGTGCAACCCGTACCTGACCTTCGCGGTCCTCCTCGCAGCAGGGCTGCGCGGCATCGAGAAGAACTACGTGCTGGGACCCGAAGCCGAGGACAACGTCTGGAGCCTGACGCCGGAGGAACGCCGCGCGATGGGCTACAAGGAGCTGCCCGGCAGCCTCGGGGCCGCGCTGGCCGACATGGAGAACTCCGAGCTGGTCGCCGAGGCGCTCGGCGAGCACGTCTTCGACTTCTTCCTGCGCAACAAGCGCCGCGAGTGGGAGAACTACCGCAGCCACGTGACACCGTTCGAGCTGAAGAACTACCTGTCGCTCTAG
- a CDS encoding VOC family protein, giving the protein MPVRLYEQPWPEGDFRFFQLGHVVDDVVAAAARWARTFGIGPFHVLPTVEQHTDYGGQIRPVRIQVAVAQAGPVQIELIQQHCDTPSIYSEWSRGGTSSFHQIATLTSGYDAKTAHFAALGYPIAAQSHGGGFRVAYIDTVADFGFYTEVVDAPPAFTDHVRAIAATCADWDGSDPVRILTRDGYRVP; this is encoded by the coding sequence GTGCCCGTGAGGCTCTACGAACAACCGTGGCCCGAGGGCGATTTCCGCTTCTTCCAGCTCGGTCACGTCGTCGACGATGTCGTGGCTGCCGCCGCGCGGTGGGCCCGGACCTTCGGCATCGGACCTTTCCATGTGCTTCCGACCGTCGAGCAGCACACCGACTATGGCGGACAGATCCGCCCGGTGCGAATCCAGGTCGCGGTCGCCCAGGCCGGTCCGGTGCAGATCGAGCTGATCCAGCAGCACTGCGACACGCCGAGCATCTACTCGGAGTGGAGTCGCGGCGGGACCAGCTCCTTTCATCAGATCGCCACGCTGACATCCGGTTACGACGCCAAGACGGCGCACTTCGCCGCGCTCGGATATCCGATCGCGGCACAGAGTCACGGCGGGGGGTTCCGGGTGGCCTACATCGACACGGTGGCGGACTTCGGGTTCTACACCGAGGTGGTCGACGCGCCACCGGCGTTCACCGATCACGTCCGCGCCATCGCCGCCACCTGCGCCGACTGGGACGGCAGCGACCCGGTGCGCATCCTGACCCGCGACGGCTACCGGGTGCCGTGA
- a CDS encoding acyl-CoA thioesterase, with the protein MVADLSGPLAGSPLETSVLESLDMLERALSLQPTGHHRFRAGNERDRFGRLFGGQLLAQAVYAAARTVESHPPHSVHAYFVQTGASDTPVDIAVDVVRDGRSMATRQVTIAQGERTLLTAMASFHTNPDEPELARPHSEVPAPEDVPLLQHWVPRAGAEFGAHAQNWIDVPPALEMRIAEPTGFLGGDQTPDPRSHWMRLPRPIADDPALHTAMLAYASDYLLLDMALRNHPHRVDYSSIAAVSLDHSLWVHRPVRFDDWHLYTQETVALAGHRALIRGTIRDLGGHTVASTSQEVLIRPTGARTSPMS; encoded by the coding sequence ATGGTGGCCGATCTGTCGGGCCCGCTGGCCGGGTCCCCCCTCGAGACGTCGGTGCTGGAGTCGCTCGACATGCTCGAACGCGCCCTGAGCCTGCAGCCGACGGGGCACCACCGCTTCCGGGCGGGCAACGAACGCGACCGGTTCGGCCGGCTCTTCGGCGGCCAGTTGCTCGCGCAGGCCGTCTACGCCGCGGCACGCACCGTGGAATCTCACCCGCCGCATTCGGTACACGCCTACTTCGTGCAGACCGGCGCCTCGGATACGCCGGTCGACATCGCCGTCGACGTGGTGCGTGACGGCCGGTCGATGGCGACCCGGCAGGTCACCATCGCCCAGGGCGAGCGCACCCTGCTCACCGCGATGGCGTCGTTTCACACCAACCCGGACGAACCCGAGCTCGCACGCCCGCACTCCGAGGTCCCCGCCCCCGAGGACGTGCCGCTGCTGCAGCACTGGGTGCCTCGCGCCGGGGCCGAGTTCGGCGCGCACGCACAGAACTGGATCGACGTGCCGCCGGCGCTGGAGATGCGCATCGCGGAACCGACCGGCTTCCTGGGCGGCGACCAGACACCGGACCCACGCTCACATTGGATGCGCCTGCCCCGGCCCATCGCCGACGATCCCGCCCTGCACACCGCGATGCTGGCGTACGCGAGCGATTACCTGTTGTTGGACATGGCTTTACGCAACCATCCGCACCGGGTGGACTACTCGTCGATCGCGGCGGTCAGCCTTGACCATTCGTTGTGGGTGCACCGTCCGGTCCGCTTCGACGACTGGCATCTCTACACCCAGGAGACGGTCGCCCTCGCCGGACACCGCGCACTGATCCGCGGGACGATCCGCGACCTCGGCGGCCACACGGTCGCCAGCACGTCACAGGAGGTGCTGATCCGACCCACCGGCGCGCGCACCTCGCCGATGTCCTAG
- a CDS encoding alpha/beta hydrolase, translated as MTAMLRAGPMIAALALISAALSPTASAAPGTSAEPYTAAAVWDSCTTVLADASAVPTARCGTVAVPVDYADPGGAQAHLAVISVPATGPRIGVLVVNPGGPGASAVDTVAGMGAALAGTEIARRFDLVGIDPRGVGHSTPQLRCRTDAEFDAFRTEPMVDYSPAGVAHIEDVLRQFAARCLDRMGPEFLAGVGTATAARDMDVVREALGEDQINYLGFSYGTQLGAVYASRYPQRVRTMVLDGAVDPTLDPITESLTQNTGFQRAFERYAADCAKSAGCPLGTDPTQFVARFHQLVNPLAVRPAATSDPRGLGYQDAITGTVSALYSQRFWPYLTSGLLGLQRGTDPGDLLLLADEYQRRDRDGHYSNQQDAFTAIRCVDAVFPTDPAVWADADRRSRAAVPFLAYGQFTGFAPRDVCAMWPVPPTSVVGAATSPGPGKVVVVSTTGDPATPYEAGIALADQLDAQLISFTGTQHTVVFNGDACVDTAVVAFLTNSTPPPSGLRC; from the coding sequence ATGACTGCCATGCTGCGCGCCGGACCGATGATCGCGGCGCTGGCGCTGATCTCTGCCGCGCTGAGCCCGACCGCCTCCGCGGCGCCGGGCACCTCGGCCGAGCCGTATACCGCCGCCGCGGTGTGGGATTCGTGCACCACCGTCCTCGCCGACGCCTCCGCCGTTCCGACGGCGCGGTGCGGCACCGTCGCGGTGCCGGTCGACTACGCCGATCCCGGTGGTGCCCAAGCGCACCTGGCGGTCATCAGCGTTCCCGCCACCGGGCCCCGCATCGGCGTGCTCGTGGTGAACCCCGGCGGTCCGGGCGCATCAGCGGTCGACACCGTGGCCGGTATGGGCGCCGCGCTCGCCGGGACCGAGATCGCGCGCCGCTTCGACCTCGTCGGCATCGATCCACGCGGGGTCGGTCACTCGACACCCCAGTTGCGGTGCCGCACCGATGCCGAGTTCGACGCGTTCCGTACCGAGCCGATGGTCGATTACAGCCCCGCCGGGGTCGCGCACATCGAGGACGTGCTGCGGCAGTTCGCCGCGCGCTGCCTGGACCGGATGGGCCCCGAGTTTCTCGCCGGTGTCGGCACCGCGACCGCCGCGCGCGACATGGACGTGGTGCGCGAAGCCCTGGGCGAAGACCAGATCAACTACCTCGGATTCTCCTACGGCACCCAGCTCGGCGCGGTCTACGCGTCGCGCTACCCGCAGCGCGTGCGCACCATGGTCCTCGACGGCGCCGTCGACCCCACGCTCGATCCGATCACCGAGAGTCTCACCCAGAACACGGGCTTCCAGCGCGCGTTCGAGCGCTACGCCGCCGACTGCGCGAAATCCGCGGGCTGCCCGCTGGGCACCGATCCGACACAGTTCGTCGCTCGTTTCCACCAGCTCGTCAACCCGCTGGCGGTGCGCCCCGCGGCGACGTCGGACCCGCGCGGGCTCGGATACCAGGACGCGATCACCGGCACGGTGAGTGCCCTGTACTCCCAACGGTTCTGGCCGTATCTGACCAGCGGGCTGCTCGGCCTGCAGCGCGGCACCGACCCCGGCGATCTGCTGCTGCTCGCCGACGAATACCAGCGGCGCGACCGCGACGGGCACTACTCCAACCAGCAGGACGCGTTCACCGCGATCCGCTGCGTCGATGCGGTGTTCCCGACCGATCCGGCCGTCTGGGCCGACGCCGACCGGCGCTCACGCGCCGCCGTGCCGTTCCTGGCCTACGGACAGTTCACCGGGTTCGCCCCCCGCGACGTCTGCGCGATGTGGCCGGTCCCGCCGACGTCGGTGGTCGGCGCGGCGACCTCACCCGGCCCCGGGAAGGTGGTCGTGGTGTCCACGACCGGCGACCCTGCGACGCCGTACGAGGCCGGCATCGCGCTGGCCGACCAGCTGGACGCCCAGCTGATCAGCTTCACCGGCACCCAGCACACGGTCGTGTTCAACGGCGACGCATGCGTCGACACCGCGGTGGTCGCCTTCCTGACGAACTCGACGCCGCCGCCGTCGGGCCTGCGGTGCTAG
- a CDS encoding GNAT family N-acetyltransferase, with product MLTITIVGEADLADLAPMLRSYCDFYEVDPPGDKLDAMCRALIADPSEGVQLIARDASGETVGFATIFWTWQTLYAARVGVLNDLYVTPRSRGAGTGRALIARGMQMCHERGAEKLVWETSPDNATAQRLYDGIGAEKSVWLTYELGT from the coding sequence GTGCTGACCATCACCATCGTCGGCGAGGCCGACCTCGCCGACCTGGCGCCGATGCTGCGGAGCTACTGCGACTTCTACGAGGTGGACCCGCCCGGCGACAAACTCGACGCGATGTGCCGGGCGCTGATCGCCGACCCGTCCGAGGGCGTGCAACTCATCGCGCGCGACGCGTCGGGGGAGACGGTGGGATTCGCGACGATCTTCTGGACGTGGCAGACCCTGTACGCCGCGCGCGTCGGCGTCCTCAACGACCTCTACGTCACACCGCGGTCGCGCGGGGCCGGCACCGGAAGGGCCCTGATCGCGCGCGGCATGCAGATGTGCCACGAGCGGGGCGCCGAGAAGCTCGTGTGGGAAACCTCGCCGGACAACGCGACGGCGCAACGGCTTTACGACGGGATCGGCGCCGAGAAGTCCGTCTGGCTCACCTACGAACTGGGCACCTGA
- a CDS encoding alpha/beta hydrolase has product MKLTTGIGRSGLLLAMSALLVAGCSKVVDGNALVSVPRPGTPIDWSPCETGPSDQKRIPPGSECGMLSVPVDWDNPEDPDGDVAQLAVLRVPATGDRIGSLVVNPGGPGKSGVEAAAAMVSTLPEEVLERFDIVGFDPRGVANSNPAVWCNSDADNDRLRADNVVEYTAEGVAHLESLTKEFIQRCVDKMGTDFLANVGTASVVKDLDALRVALGDEKLTYLGYSYGTRIGASYAEQFPQNVRAMVLDGAIDPNADPLEADVRQAAAFQQAFDDYAADCAIDDDCPLGTDPAKAVEVYHSLVWPLVDEPAETSDPRGLSYNDAVVGTILPLYSPALWRHLTQALGEVKEGKGDTMLALADLYMERNAQGRYTNSTDVRIAVNCVDKPAITDRATLVEQDRRVRDAAPFMAYGEFTGLAPMPTCGFWPVPPTSKPHEISVTGLPPILVVSTTNDPATPYQAGVNLARQLGGALVTFEGTQHTVALQGDSCVDDIVVPYLIDGSVPPPDTRC; this is encoded by the coding sequence ATGAAGCTCACGACCGGGATCGGACGATCCGGCCTCCTCCTCGCGATGTCGGCACTGCTGGTGGCCGGCTGCAGCAAGGTGGTGGACGGAAACGCGCTGGTCTCGGTGCCGCGCCCGGGAACCCCGATCGACTGGTCCCCGTGCGAGACGGGCCCGTCCGACCAGAAGCGCATCCCGCCCGGGTCGGAGTGCGGCATGCTCTCGGTCCCCGTCGACTGGGACAACCCCGAGGACCCCGACGGTGACGTCGCGCAGCTGGCGGTGCTGCGCGTTCCCGCCACCGGCGACCGGATCGGATCGCTGGTGGTCAATCCCGGCGGCCCCGGGAAGTCGGGTGTCGAGGCGGCCGCGGCGATGGTCTCGACGTTGCCCGAGGAGGTGCTCGAGCGCTTCGACATCGTCGGGTTCGACCCACGCGGCGTCGCGAACTCCAACCCGGCGGTGTGGTGCAACAGCGACGCCGACAACGACCGGCTGCGCGCCGACAACGTCGTCGAGTACACCGCTGAGGGCGTCGCGCACCTCGAGTCGCTGACCAAGGAGTTCATCCAGCGCTGTGTCGACAAGATGGGCACCGACTTCCTCGCCAACGTCGGAACCGCCAGCGTCGTCAAGGATCTCGACGCGCTGCGGGTCGCCCTCGGCGACGAGAAGCTGACGTATCTGGGGTACTCCTACGGGACCCGCATCGGCGCCTCCTACGCCGAACAGTTCCCGCAGAACGTGCGCGCCATGGTTCTCGACGGCGCGATCGACCCCAACGCCGACCCGCTGGAAGCCGACGTCCGTCAGGCCGCGGCGTTCCAGCAGGCGTTCGACGACTACGCCGCCGACTGCGCCATCGACGACGACTGCCCGCTCGGTACGGATCCCGCCAAGGCCGTCGAGGTGTACCACTCGCTGGTGTGGCCGCTGGTCGACGAACCGGCCGAGACGTCGGATCCGCGCGGTCTCAGCTACAACGACGCCGTCGTCGGCACCATCCTGCCGCTGTACTCGCCCGCGCTGTGGCGTCATCTCACGCAGGCGCTCGGCGAGGTCAAAGAGGGCAAGGGCGACACCATGCTCGCGCTGGCCGACCTGTACATGGAGCGCAACGCCCAGGGTCGCTACACCAACAGCACCGATGTGCGCATCGCGGTGAACTGCGTGGACAAGCCGGCGATCACCGACCGCGCCACTCTCGTCGAGCAGGACCGCCGGGTGCGCGACGCCGCGCCGTTCATGGCCTACGGCGAGTTCACCGGACTCGCACCGATGCCGACCTGCGGGTTCTGGCCGGTACCGCCGACCAGCAAGCCCCACGAGATCAGCGTGACCGGGCTGCCCCCGATCCTGGTCGTGTCCACCACCAACGATCCGGCGACGCCCTATCAGGCGGGCGTCAACCTGGCCCGCCAGCTCGGTGGCGCGCTGGTGACGTTCGAGGGGACCCAGCACACCGTTGCGCTGCAAGGGGATTCGTGTGTCGACGACATCGTGGTCCCGTACCTGATCGACGGTTCGGTGCCGCCGCCGGACACCCGGTGCTGA
- the panB gene encoding 3-methyl-2-oxobutanoate hydroxymethyltransferase: protein MSEQSVYGAGAETAVSSAPRVKVRTHHLHKWKSEGHKWAMLTAYDYSTAAVFDEAQIPVLLVGDSAANVVYGYDTTVPVTLDELIPLVRGVVRGAPHALVVADLPFGSYEAGAQQALATATRMLKETGAHAVKLEGGERVAEQIAAVTAAGIPVMAHIGFTPQSVNGLGGFRVQGRGDAAEQTIHDAIAVQEAGAFAVVMEMVPAELATQITGKLTIPTVGIGAGPNCDAQVLVWQDMAGMTNGRTAKFVKRFGAVGDELRRAATEYAQEVATGVFPAEEHSY from the coding sequence ATGTCTGAGCAGTCCGTTTACGGTGCCGGCGCCGAGACCGCCGTGTCGTCCGCGCCGCGCGTGAAGGTACGCACGCACCACCTGCACAAGTGGAAGTCAGAAGGTCACAAGTGGGCCATGCTGACCGCCTACGACTATTCGACCGCCGCCGTGTTCGACGAGGCGCAGATCCCCGTCCTTCTCGTCGGCGATTCCGCCGCCAACGTGGTGTACGGCTACGACACCACCGTCCCGGTCACCCTCGACGAGTTGATCCCGCTGGTACGCGGCGTCGTCCGCGGGGCCCCGCACGCACTCGTCGTCGCGGACCTGCCGTTCGGCAGCTACGAGGCCGGTGCGCAGCAGGCGCTGGCGACCGCCACCCGCATGCTCAAGGAGACCGGCGCGCACGCCGTGAAGCTCGAGGGCGGCGAGCGGGTCGCCGAGCAGATCGCCGCGGTGACCGCCGCCGGCATCCCGGTGATGGCGCACATCGGCTTCACCCCGCAGAGCGTCAACGGTCTCGGCGGTTTCCGGGTGCAGGGTCGCGGTGACGCCGCCGAGCAGACCATCCACGACGCGATCGCGGTCCAGGAGGCCGGCGCGTTCGCGGTGGTCATGGAGATGGTGCCGGCCGAACTGGCCACCCAGATCACCGGCAAGCTGACGATCCCGACCGTCGGCATCGGTGCCGGCCCCAACTGCGACGCCCAGGTCCTCGTGTGGCAGGACATGGCCGGCATGACCAACGGCAGGACGGCGAAGTTCGTCAAGCGATTCGGTGCGGTCGGCGACGAATTGCGCCGCGCCGCCACCGAATACGCGCAGGAAGTGGCCACCGGCGTGTTCCCCGCCGAGGAGCACTCCTACTAG